The following coding sequences lie in one Streptomyces sp. NBC_00510 genomic window:
- a CDS encoding ATP-binding protein, with protein MLMVRAGSSPGDHRPTATSAWLLPVVIVAAVATVAVWTVPSSARVAVLWCGVTATVAVAVLAVEVARRGHLTAELRAEVARHDAELRYRLAQQEAETVRLAKEQLPDAMARLQRGEFLEDVLKSVETRTEGLTAEFHSAHQAVLHSVLTAVSAEEDIRESSQRAFVNIARRVQAIVHQQASALREMEDRHGQSPEVFGDLLRLDHGTALIGRLADSIAVLGGARPGRQWSKAVPLFSVLRGAMSRITDYQRVELHSVSEVAIIGPAVEPLIHAVAELLDNATRYSPPQTRVHLTAVEVQSGIAIEIEDGGVSLSEEARQRAEQMLAQAQAGIDLNGLGETPRLGLAVVGRLSKAYGFQVSLRTSAYGGVRAVLIVPQDLITTTTNATGLAHGIGAASGPRSVPAPRTGSGSGSGAARTTGPQASAPVTADMADDIPVVHERTSNGLPQRRRRIPPAQSAPVGSAAGSVTASHAKPPAQEPVQPGMWLAAFQSGVSGETPAAAPVSNSDESLDKGE; from the coding sequence ATGCTGATGGTTCGTGCTGGATCGTCCCCCGGAGACCACCGGCCCACCGCGACGTCCGCGTGGTTATTGCCGGTCGTCATAGTCGCGGCGGTCGCGACCGTCGCCGTATGGACCGTCCCCTCGTCCGCCAGGGTTGCGGTGCTGTGGTGTGGGGTGACCGCCACGGTGGCCGTCGCCGTCCTCGCCGTCGAGGTCGCGCGCCGAGGGCACCTGACCGCGGAACTCCGTGCCGAGGTGGCCCGTCACGACGCCGAGCTGCGGTACCGGCTGGCCCAGCAGGAGGCCGAGACCGTACGCCTCGCCAAGGAACAGCTGCCCGACGCCATGGCGAGGCTCCAGCGCGGCGAGTTCCTGGAGGACGTGCTCAAGAGCGTCGAGACCCGCACCGAGGGCCTCACCGCAGAGTTCCACAGCGCGCACCAAGCCGTTCTCCACTCCGTCCTCACGGCCGTCTCCGCCGAGGAGGACATCCGGGAGTCGTCGCAGCGCGCCTTCGTGAACATCGCCCGCCGCGTGCAGGCCATCGTCCACCAGCAGGCGAGTGCCCTGCGGGAGATGGAGGACCGCCACGGCCAGAGCCCGGAGGTCTTCGGCGATCTGCTCCGCCTCGACCACGGCACCGCCCTGATCGGCCGTCTCGCCGACAGCATCGCCGTCCTCGGCGGGGCCCGCCCCGGGCGTCAGTGGAGCAAGGCCGTTCCTCTCTTCAGCGTGCTGCGCGGCGCGATGTCGCGGATCACCGACTACCAGCGGGTCGAGCTGCACTCGGTCTCCGAGGTCGCGATCATCGGCCCCGCGGTCGAGCCGCTGATCCACGCGGTCGCCGAGCTGCTCGACAACGCCACCCGCTACTCCCCGCCGCAGACCCGGGTCCACCTGACCGCGGTCGAGGTGCAGTCGGGCATCGCGATCGAGATCGAGGACGGCGGCGTCAGCCTGAGCGAGGAGGCCCGTCAGCGGGCCGAGCAGATGCTCGCCCAGGCGCAGGCCGGCATCGACCTCAACGGCCTCGGTGAGACGCCCCGTCTGGGCCTGGCCGTCGTGGGCCGTCTGTCGAAGGCCTACGGATTCCAGGTCTCGCTGCGGACCTCCGCCTACGGCGGTGTGCGCGCGGTCCTGATCGTCCCGCAGGACCTGATCACTACCACCACCAACGCGACGGGCCTGGCGCACGGCATCGGTGCCGCCTCCGGTCCGCGGTCAGTGCCGGCGCCGCGCACCGGTTCGGGTTCCGGTTCCGGTGCCGCGCGAACGACGGGGCCCCAGGCCTCGGCGCCCGTGACGGCCGACATGGCGGACGACATCCCCGTCGTCCACGAGCGCACCTCGAACGGGCTGCCCCAGCGACGTCGGCGCATCCCGCCCGCCCAGTCCGCCCCCGTGGGCTCGGCCGCCGGTTCCGTCACTGCTTCCCATGCCAAACCACCGGCCCAAGAGCCGGTGCAGCCCGGCATGTGGTTGGCCGCCTTCCAGAGCGGCGTTTCCGGGGAGACGCCCGCTGCCGCTCCCGTCAGCAACAGTGACGAGTCGTTAGATAAGGGTGAGTAG
- a CDS encoding roadblock/LC7 domain-containing protein — protein sequence MIQQRANMDWMLKDLATSVPQTRHVVVLSADGLRMAQWGTDTDAADRIAAACAGLQSLAAAVASEFPHGDGRMRLVVIEMSGGFFYLMAAGAGAYLAVLADEGVDAGLMGQRMRDLVARIGEHLSSPPRSDEHAG from the coding sequence GTGATTCAGCAGCGGGCCAACATGGACTGGATGCTCAAGGACCTGGCGACCAGCGTTCCGCAGACCCGCCACGTGGTGGTGCTCTCCGCGGACGGCTTGCGCATGGCTCAGTGGGGAACGGACACGGACGCGGCCGACCGGATCGCCGCGGCCTGTGCCGGTCTGCAGAGCCTGGCGGCGGCCGTCGCGTCGGAGTTCCCGCACGGTGACGGCCGCATGAGGCTGGTCGTGATCGAGATGTCGGGCGGTTTCTTCTACCTGATGGCGGCCGGCGCCGGAGCGTACCTCGCGGTGCTCGCCGACGAGGGGGTCGATGCCGGACTGATGGGGCAGCGGATGCGCGACCTCGTGGCGCGCATCGGTGAGCACCTGAGCAGTCCGCCGCGTAGCGACGAGCATGCCGGATGA
- a CDS encoding DUF742 domain-containing protein yields MSESGQGWEEGSPERLYVITGGRSGGSDTSTLDLVTLVRARTGPPPGMPPEQAAIVRLCTSPLSVAEISAYLNLPVSVVTVLLTDLLAEKRVEARSPIPPANLPDVALIEAVMHGLEKL; encoded by the coding sequence ATGAGCGAATCGGGTCAGGGATGGGAGGAAGGAAGCCCCGAGCGGCTCTACGTGATCACGGGAGGTCGGAGCGGGGGTTCCGACACTTCCACCCTCGACCTGGTCACGCTGGTCCGGGCGCGTACCGGGCCACCGCCGGGGATGCCGCCGGAGCAGGCGGCGATCGTGCGACTGTGCACTTCGCCCCTCTCCGTGGCTGAGATCTCCGCTTACCTCAATCTTCCGGTCAGCGTGGTCACGGTGCTCCTCACCGACCTGCTGGCCGAGAAAAGGGTGGAGGCGCGCTCGCCGATTCCGCCCGCCAACCTTCCCGACGTCGCTCTTATTGAGGCGGTGATGCATGGACTTGAGAAGCTCTGA
- a CDS encoding ATP/GTP-binding protein → MDLRSSDPLVVTGPRSEDALPETATAAVKIVIVGGFGVGKTTLVRSVSEIRPLTTEETMTQAGVGVDDTAGVERKTATTVAMDFGRISINRELVLYLFGTPGQQRFWFLWNGLFEGALGAVVLVDTRRLEVSFDVIGRLEERGVPFVVAINTFPEAPPHPVEDLRAALDLPEHVPIVHCDARKRDSSRDVLLTLMRYLHSLALSTEAS, encoded by the coding sequence ATGGACTTGAGAAGCTCTGACCCCCTCGTCGTCACCGGGCCGCGGAGCGAGGACGCACTGCCGGAAACCGCCACCGCCGCGGTCAAGATAGTGATCGTCGGGGGTTTCGGGGTCGGCAAGACGACCCTGGTCCGATCGGTGAGTGAGATCAGGCCGTTGACGACCGAGGAGACCATGACCCAGGCGGGTGTCGGTGTGGACGACACCGCCGGAGTGGAACGCAAGACCGCCACCACGGTCGCCATGGACTTCGGCCGGATCAGCATCAACCGGGAACTGGTGCTGTACCTCTTCGGCACCCCCGGCCAGCAGCGTTTCTGGTTCCTCTGGAACGGGCTCTTCGAGGGGGCGCTGGGCGCGGTCGTCCTTGTCGACACCCGCCGCCTCGAAGTCAGTTTCGACGTCATAGGGCGGCTGGAGGAGCGCGGGGTGCCCTTCGTGGTGGCCATCAACACCTTCCCGGAGGCGCCTCCGCACCCCGTCGAGGACCTGCGGGCCGCCCTCGACCTTCCCGAGCACGTCCCGATCGTGCACTGCGACGCCCGCAAGCGGGACTCCAGCCGCGACGTGTTGCTCACCCTGATGCGATATCTGCACTCCCTCGCCCTCTCCACGGAGGCATCGTGA
- a CDS encoding cytochrome P450 — MTTPPPECPAHASGAGGIRRLYDPEAEADPMGVYEKLRAEHGAVAPVLLHDDLPAWLVLGYRENLEVLRTPSRFSSDSRRWNVFQRGELKPEHPLAPTITWQPLVVFADGEDQKRLRGAVSRGMGRFNRHGIRRHVTRVSNQLIDEFAAAGNADLVPQFAEQLPLLVMTNLLGLPEEEGPRLAEACRDLMKGTETSGASYVHILESLTRLVAEKHADSGPDLASWLIDDAAGFSDDEVIQHLRLVLVAANETTANLIAGMVKLVLTDPRFRGNLSGGHMTLPDGLEQVLWDEPPLWVMPARYATGPMELGNQRIEEGDMLLLGLAAGNTDPAIRPDLVTPMHGNRSHLAFGGGPHECPGQDIGRAIAETGIDVLLARLPDLRLTVDPDELARIPAWTSHHLAELPVEFTPRRPREEEDTGASVKPAPREVIPQPLPQAVPQPSAAPVAQVAAAPMPSVPARRRSWWSALRSWLRR, encoded by the coding sequence GTGACAACCCCACCCCCCGAGTGCCCCGCCCACGCCTCCGGTGCCGGCGGCATACGCCGCCTCTACGACCCCGAGGCCGAGGCCGACCCGATGGGCGTCTACGAGAAGCTCCGGGCCGAGCACGGAGCCGTGGCTCCCGTCCTGCTCCACGACGACCTGCCGGCGTGGCTGGTGCTCGGCTACCGGGAGAACCTCGAGGTGCTCCGCACCCCGTCCCGGTTCTCCTCCGATTCCCGGCGCTGGAACGTCTTCCAGCGAGGGGAGCTCAAGCCGGAGCACCCGCTCGCCCCCACCATCACCTGGCAGCCCTTGGTCGTCTTCGCCGACGGTGAGGACCAGAAGCGGCTGCGCGGCGCGGTCAGCCGCGGCATGGGGCGCTTCAACCGCCATGGCATCCGCCGCCACGTGACGCGGGTCTCGAACCAGCTGATCGACGAGTTCGCCGCCGCCGGCAATGCCGACCTGGTGCCCCAGTTCGCCGAGCAGCTTCCTCTGCTCGTCATGACGAACCTGCTCGGTCTCCCCGAGGAGGAAGGGCCACGGCTCGCCGAGGCGTGCCGTGACCTGATGAAGGGCACCGAGACCTCCGGTGCCAGTTACGTCCACATCCTGGAGTCGCTGACCCGGCTGGTGGCGGAGAAGCACGCCGACTCGGGTCCCGACCTGGCGTCCTGGCTCATCGACGACGCCGCCGGTTTCAGTGACGACGAGGTCATCCAGCACCTGCGTCTCGTGCTCGTGGCCGCGAACGAGACCACCGCGAACCTGATCGCGGGCATGGTGAAACTGGTGCTCACCGATCCACGGTTCCGTGGCAACCTGTCGGGCGGCCACATGACGCTGCCTGACGGCCTGGAACAGGTGCTGTGGGACGAGCCCCCGCTCTGGGTGATGCCTGCCCGGTACGCCACGGGCCCGATGGAGCTGGGCAACCAGCGCATCGAAGAGGGGGACATGCTCCTCCTGGGGCTTGCCGCGGGGAACACCGACCCCGCGATCCGTCCCGACCTCGTGACCCCGATGCACGGCAACCGGTCCCACCTCGCCTTCGGCGGCGGTCCGCACGAGTGCCCGGGCCAGGACATCGGTCGGGCGATCGCCGAGACCGGCATCGACGTCCTGCTGGCGCGGCTTCCCGATCTGCGGCTCACGGTCGACCCGGACGAGCTCGCCCGGATTCCGGCGTGGACCTCGCACCATCTCGCCGAACTCCCCGTGGAATTCACGCCGCGCCGACCGCGCGAGGAGGAGGACACCGGGGCCAGCGTGAAGCCGGCACCGCGCGAAGTGATCCCCCAGCCCTTGCCGCAGGCGGTGCCTCAGCCTTCTGCGGCACCGGTTGCGCAGGTGGCCGCAGCGCCGATGCCCTCGGTTCCGGCGCGCAGGCGGTCTTGGTGGAGCGCTCTGCGGAGCTGGCTGCGCCGGTAG
- a CDS encoding terpene synthase: MGPDLIVPPIYSPLSPAIHPSHAAIDARTAEWADHFSIGSDALRSRLVQHDIGTFAARILPDGREEVITIAADFIIWLFGVDDGYCEEGDIGTRPGDLMGALSRLLRIAQNPEVSMLADDPLAQGLRDLRYRMDVFGTPGQVARWVDALREYFSSVVWEASFRSRGTVPDLNDYTLMRIYDGATSVMMPLLEMGHGYELQPLERDLTAVRAAAEMAYFIICWDNDIFSHHKEKRAGGFYLNVVRVLAEERGLPQDKALTLAIAQRDRVMNLFLRVSDHLRIFGSPQLRQFLDSLGHFIRGAQDWGVSSVRYTTPDDPANLPSTFCDTPSDDSLDPLGIPAIDWWWDLLPERGPSRPSHEFTQTATVDSFIHPIAQRTA; this comes from the coding sequence GTGGGGCCCGACCTGATAGTTCCACCGATCTACTCTCCACTCAGTCCGGCCATCCATCCCAGCCACGCCGCCATCGATGCGCGGACCGCCGAATGGGCCGACCACTTCTCCATCGGCTCCGACGCGCTCCGCAGCCGCCTCGTGCAGCACGACATCGGTACCTTCGCGGCACGCATCCTCCCGGATGGCCGCGAGGAGGTCATCACCATCGCCGCGGACTTCATCATCTGGCTCTTCGGCGTTGACGACGGCTACTGCGAGGAAGGCGACATCGGGACCCGGCCGGGCGATCTCATGGGGGCGCTCTCCCGCTTGCTGCGCATAGCCCAGAACCCCGAGGTCTCGATGCTGGCGGACGATCCGCTGGCGCAAGGGCTGCGGGACCTCCGCTACCGGATGGATGTGTTCGGCACTCCAGGTCAGGTCGCCCGCTGGGTCGACGCCCTGCGCGAGTACTTCTCCTCCGTCGTGTGGGAGGCGTCCTTCAGGAGTCGCGGCACCGTACCGGACCTCAACGACTACACGCTCATGCGGATCTACGACGGCGCCACGTCCGTGATGATGCCGCTGCTGGAGATGGGGCACGGCTACGAGCTCCAGCCGCTGGAGAGGGACCTCACCGCGGTGCGTGCCGCGGCCGAGATGGCGTACTTCATCATCTGCTGGGACAACGACATCTTCTCGCACCACAAGGAGAAGCGGGCAGGCGGCTTCTACCTGAACGTGGTGCGCGTGCTCGCCGAGGAGCGGGGGCTTCCGCAGGACAAGGCCCTCACCCTGGCCATCGCACAGCGTGACCGCGTGATGAACCTCTTCCTCCGCGTCTCGGACCATCTGAGGATCTTCGGCAGTCCACAGCTGCGACAGTTCCTCGACAGCCTCGGCCACTTCATACGCGGGGCCCAGGACTGGGGCGTCAGCTCGGTCCGCTACACCACACCCGATGATCCGGCGAACCTCCCCTCGACCTTCTGTGACACACCCAGCGACGACAGTCTGGATCCGCTGGGCATCCCGGCGATCGACTGGTGGTGGGATCTGCTTCCCGAGAGGGGACCGTCCCGTCCGTCACACGAGTTCACCCAAACGGCAACCGTCGACTCCTTCATACACCCGATCGCACAGCGCACGGCGTAG
- a CDS encoding cytochrome P450, with the protein MNADLRSVPRAPGRLPLIGHVWPLARNALGFVSSLRDTGDLVRVDVGTMPVYFVNSPALVNELLVTKGRSFEKGRFFDRLKVLVGEGLVTAGGDTHRRHRRLMQPMFHRTRIAGYAEVMATQARATADSWRPGDTVAVEREMAAMVVNTLAGTMFSTDIGKPAVDAIRVHLPVIVNTLLLRTASPRFLDRVPIPANRRFDAAAGELLRVIDDVVAAARESGDTDRPDLLSTLLAARDADTGEALTDVEVRDELSTILFAGAENTATTLTWAFHEIARHPEVEERLLAEIAAVSGSGPVALEHVAAYEYLPRVINEVVRLHGVTLLMRRAVEPVELGGVTLPAGTEVAFSLYALHRDRRSFPDPERFDPDRWLPERSADLPRGAFVPFGSGTRKCIGDSFAWTQMIISLATVLGRRRLRPAPGHTAREVTAAVPHPDRLPMVVEVRERVEV; encoded by the coding sequence GTGAATGCAGACTTGCGCTCGGTTCCGCGCGCCCCCGGTCGGCTTCCGCTCATCGGCCACGTCTGGCCGCTGGCGCGCAATGCCCTTGGTTTTGTCTCGTCGCTCCGCGACACCGGTGACCTGGTCCGGGTCGACGTCGGCACGATGCCCGTCTACTTCGTGAACAGCCCCGCGCTGGTGAACGAGTTGCTGGTCACCAAGGGGCGCAGCTTCGAGAAGGGGCGCTTCTTCGACCGGCTGAAGGTCCTGGTGGGGGAGGGGCTGGTCACCGCCGGGGGAGACACCCACCGCCGGCACCGCCGCCTGATGCAGCCGATGTTCCACCGGACCCGCATCGCCGGTTACGCCGAGGTCATGGCAACTCAGGCACGGGCGACGGCCGACTCGTGGCGCCCGGGGGACACCGTCGCCGTGGAGCGGGAGATGGCCGCCATGGTGGTCAACACGCTGGCGGGGACGATGTTCTCGACGGACATCGGCAAGCCCGCGGTCGACGCCATACGGGTGCACCTGCCGGTCATCGTCAACACCCTGCTCCTGCGCACCGCCTCACCCAGGTTCCTCGACAGGGTTCCCATCCCGGCCAACCGCCGTTTCGACGCCGCGGCGGGCGAACTCCTCCGGGTCATCGACGACGTCGTCGCCGCCGCCCGCGAGTCCGGCGACACGGACCGGCCCGACCTGCTGTCGACACTGCTCGCGGCGCGTGACGCGGACACCGGCGAGGCCCTGACGGACGTGGAGGTCAGGGACGAACTCAGCACCATCCTCTTCGCCGGTGCGGAGAACACCGCGACCACGCTCACCTGGGCGTTCCACGAGATCGCACGGCACCCCGAGGTCGAGGAGCGGCTGCTGGCCGAGATCGCGGCGGTATCGGGTTCCGGCCCGGTTGCGCTGGAGCACGTCGCCGCGTACGAGTACCTGCCGCGGGTCATCAACGAAGTGGTCAGGCTGCACGGTGTCACCCTGCTGATGCGCCGTGCCGTCGAGCCCGTCGAACTCGGTGGGGTGACCCTGCCCGCCGGCACCGAGGTCGCCTTCAGCCTCTACGCCCTGCACCGGGACCGCCGTTCGTTCCCGGACCCGGAGCGTTTCGACCCGGACCGGTGGCTGCCGGAGCGCAGTGCGGACCTGCCGCGGGGGGCGTTCGTCCCGTTCGGCTCGGGGACCCGCAAGTGCATAGGGGATTCCTTCGCCTGGACGCAGATGATCATCTCGCTGGCCACGGTGCTGGGCCGGCGGCGGCTGCGGCCGGCCCCGGGCCACACGGCACGGGAGGTCACCGCGGCGGTGCCGCACCCCGACCGGCTGCCGATGGTGGTCGAGGTCCGGGAGCGGGTCGAGGTCTAG
- a CDS encoding GNAT family N-acetyltransferase — MELTFVDVKSGEPAMTAEVGPLIRALRPALTADGFAAFAAEAHDQGVVFTAALDERERYLGVATHRVLTTSRGRLLLVDDLVTALDARGAGVGTRLLAEVEARARAAGCERLELDAGVANHGAHRFFHARRMAITALHLARELT; from the coding sequence ATGGAACTGACGTTCGTGGACGTGAAGTCTGGTGAACCGGCCATGACCGCTGAAGTCGGGCCGCTGATCAGGGCGTTGAGACCGGCTCTGACCGCCGACGGGTTCGCGGCCTTCGCCGCCGAGGCGCATGACCAGGGGGTGGTCTTCACGGCGGCGCTGGACGAGCGGGAGCGCTACCTGGGGGTGGCCACGCACCGGGTGCTGACCACCAGCAGGGGGCGGCTGCTGCTGGTCGACGACCTGGTCACGGCGCTGGACGCGCGTGGCGCGGGGGTGGGTACGCGGTTGCTGGCGGAGGTGGAGGCCAGGGCCCGGGCGGCGGGCTGCGAGCGGCTGGAGCTGGACGCGGGCGTCGCCAACCACGGGGCGCACCGCTTCTTCCACGCACGCCGTATGGCGATCACGGCGCTGCACCTCGCGCGCGAACTCACCTGA
- a CDS encoding S8 family peptidase, which yields MRVSLRRTFAALLMTAVPALAALPAPVPAQAHSSVALAPLLGVGAPNSIPGRYIVTLAPDSDPSAVASAAGITPAHVYDSVMRGFAAPLTGRQLARVRALPSVRGVEQDTTVTLPAEDRIPKSTSRRLPGSPPPADGTGRFWGLERVNNRAPATHGFTVRATGAKVTAYIIDSGIDFTHPEFGGRAKPGIDEMDDGRNAADCAGHGTHVAGTVGGEHTGVARAVSLVSVRVLDCEARGPNSGIIAGINWVAQHAVKPAVANISLGGLYSPTMNETLDALARAGVFPVVAAGNDDVSSCVVSPASATESFTVAATDRADHRAAFSNFGSCVNLNAPGVDIASAFPGGLYAIMSGTSMAAPHVTGIAALYKDTYGDAGFEVLKKWLLDHATRTAVPEPWGTPQLVAFTGDL from the coding sequence ATGCGTGTGTCCCTGCGCCGGACGTTCGCCGCGCTGCTGATGACCGCCGTCCCCGCGCTGGCAGCCCTCCCCGCGCCGGTGCCCGCACAGGCGCACTCCTCCGTCGCCCTGGCACCCCTGCTCGGCGTCGGGGCGCCGAACTCCATCCCCGGCCGCTACATCGTCACCCTCGCCCCGGACAGCGACCCCTCCGCCGTCGCGAGCGCGGCCGGGATCACCCCGGCCCATGTGTACGACAGCGTGATGCGGGGCTTCGCCGCCCCGCTCACCGGACGGCAACTGGCCCGGGTACGGGCCCTGCCCTCGGTGCGCGGCGTCGAGCAGGACACCACGGTCACCCTGCCCGCGGAGGACCGGATCCCGAAGTCGACCAGCCGCCGGCTGCCGGGCAGCCCACCCCCGGCCGACGGCACCGGCCGGTTCTGGGGCCTGGAGCGCGTGAACAACCGCGCCCCGGCCACGCACGGCTTCACCGTCCGCGCGACCGGCGCCAAGGTCACCGCGTACATCATCGACAGCGGGATCGACTTCACCCACCCGGAGTTCGGCGGCCGCGCCAAGCCCGGCATCGACGAGATGGACGACGGCCGGAACGCCGCGGACTGCGCGGGCCACGGCACGCACGTCGCCGGCACGGTCGGCGGCGAGCACACCGGGGTCGCCCGGGCGGTCTCGCTGGTCTCCGTACGCGTGCTGGACTGCGAGGCGCGCGGCCCCAACTCCGGCATCATCGCCGGGATCAACTGGGTCGCCCAGCACGCGGTGAAGCCCGCCGTGGCCAACATCTCGCTGGGCGGCCTCTACTCCCCGACGATGAACGAGACCCTGGACGCGCTGGCCCGGGCCGGGGTCTTCCCGGTCGTCGCGGCCGGCAACGACGACGTCAGCTCCTGCGTCGTCTCCCCGGCGAGCGCGACGGAGTCCTTCACCGTCGCCGCGACCGACCGGGCCGACCACCGGGCCGCGTTCAGCAACTTCGGCAGCTGCGTCAACCTGAACGCGCCCGGCGTCGACATCGCCTCCGCCTTCCCCGGCGGGCTCTACGCGATCATGAGCGGCACCTCGATGGCGGCCCCCCACGTCACCGGCATCGCCGCGCTCTACAAGGACACCTACGGGGACGCCGGCTTCGAGGTGCTGAAGAAGTGGCTCCTCGACCACGCCACCCGGACCGCGGTCCCCGAACCGTGGGGCACCCCGCAGCTGGTGGCCTTCACCGGGGACCTCTGA
- a CDS encoding DUF2029 domain-containing protein encodes MTAAAAVAATALFLATVPLHRHWFDLGVYWGTVNAWTHDGVGVYDYLSPGTTYGFTYPPFAALCMLPLALVSWPAAVVGAAALNICAAAAVLWWTVWPIVRREGWTPWYAMVLAVCLMALLEPVHDTFTFGQVNLVLLALVLADTELLRRGSRWAGCAIGLAAAVKLTPALFIGWLLLAGHRRAGLTAAATATGATLLAALAAPGASRDFWTRAMWDTDRVGSLSYASNQSLRGTFARLDAPTWVWAVAVVAVLAVWAYKVRRTGVTTGVALTGVTACLVSPVTWVHHLVWLIPALAALAGEALRVRTRGLTVAAVGGYVLLCSSVVWLWRGDPGTGGLGTLVGGSAYVWIGLGLLVAPRPGWRSRARPRPILADRVGERTG; translated from the coding sequence GTGACGGCAGCCGCCGCCGTGGCCGCGACCGCGCTGTTCCTGGCGACCGTGCCGCTGCACCGGCACTGGTTCGACCTCGGCGTGTACTGGGGCACCGTCAACGCCTGGACGCACGACGGCGTCGGCGTCTACGACTACCTCAGTCCCGGGACGACGTACGGCTTCACCTACCCGCCGTTCGCCGCGCTGTGCATGCTGCCGCTGGCCCTGGTGAGCTGGCCCGCGGCCGTCGTCGGCGCGGCCGCCCTCAACATCTGCGCCGCGGCGGCCGTCCTGTGGTGGACGGTGTGGCCGATCGTGCGCCGCGAGGGCTGGACCCCCTGGTACGCGATGGTGCTGGCCGTGTGCCTGATGGCGCTCCTGGAGCCGGTCCACGACACCTTCACCTTCGGGCAGGTCAACCTGGTCCTGCTCGCCCTGGTGCTCGCCGACACCGAACTGCTGCGCCGCGGCAGCCGCTGGGCCGGGTGCGCGATCGGCCTCGCCGCCGCCGTGAAGCTGACGCCCGCGCTGTTCATCGGGTGGCTGCTGCTCGCCGGGCACCGCCGCGCCGGCCTCACCGCGGCCGCCACCGCGACCGGCGCGACCCTGCTGGCGGCGCTGGCCGCGCCCGGTGCGTCCCGCGACTTCTGGACCCGGGCGATGTGGGACACCGACCGCGTCGGCTCGCTGTCGTACGCCTCGAACCAGTCGCTGCGCGGCACCTTCGCCCGGCTCGACGCACCCACGTGGGTATGGGCGGTGGCCGTCGTCGCGGTGCTGGCGGTGTGGGCGTACAAGGTGCGCCGGACCGGCGTCACGACGGGCGTCGCCCTCACGGGGGTGACGGCCTGCCTGGTCAGCCCGGTGACCTGGGTGCACCACCTGGTGTGGCTGATCCCGGCGCTGGCGGCGCTGGCCGGCGAGGCGCTGCGGGTGCGGACCCGGGGCCTGACGGTCGCGGCGGTCGGCGGCTACGTCCTGCTCTGCAGCAGCGTCGTGTGGCTGTGGCGGGGCGACCCCGGCACCGGCGGCCTGGGCACCCTCGTGGGCGGCAGCGCCTACGTGTGGATCGGCCTGGGGCTGCTCGTCGCACCCCGGCCCGGATGGCGTAGCAGGGCGCGCCCGCGTCCGATCCTGGCTGACAGGGTGGGGGAGAGGACCGGCTGA